A single Cyclopterus lumpus isolate fCycLum1 chromosome 1, fCycLum1.pri, whole genome shotgun sequence DNA region contains:
- the trmt1 gene encoding tRNA (guanine(26)-N(2))-dimethyltransferase, which translates to MLVRTARLLLSLHLHPSCSPGSAAAAASRGLTSMEPLNATPEVPATEPPAEDVSLAPAGLLPGETLVKEGKAAILFPSANEVFYNPVQEFNRDLTCAVITEFARELLAQRGVKLAVPGENEKVEVSVSEEADVPTEENGAESPTETASVGEKCERGLRVLEGLSASGLRSVRFALEVPGLQSVTANDFSTKAAALIARNVEYNGVGHLVSASCRDASMLMYEMRGKKERYDVIDLDPYGSPASFLDAAVQAVGEGGLLCITCTDMAVMAGNSGETCYSKYGSVSIKAKYCHEMALRIILHGLDQRAGVYQRYIQPLLSVSVDFYIRVFVRVFTGQATVKNSASKQALVYNCVGCGSFQLQRMGRRMSNGKHVKYSPASGPPVGPECEHCGQRHQLGGPIWAEPIHDVPFVQKVLSAVSGNPSRFGTSKRIEGVLSVVTEELEDVPLYYTVDSLSSTIHTNTPPLLQFRSALLHAGHRVSLSHACKNAIKTNAPPGVIWDIMRCWEKANPVKREKLSETSPAFKILSNEPGSEACFTVREDANPQSRKLHLTRFQENPQAFWGPKARARSGGGIVTDLQDKSKKFQNKRKNLDLKNIHCKRFKQGTCTHGDDCCYSHDPEPTEDKPL; encoded by the exons ATGCTGGTGCGGACGGCTCGGCTGCTCCTCTCCCTTCACCTCCACCCGTCCTGCAGTCCAGGCAGCGCTGCTGCCGCCGCCAGCCGGGGACTGACATCCATGGAGCCCCTGAACGCGACCCCCGAGGTTCCTGCCACCGAACCCCCCGCAGAAGACGTGAGCCTGGCGCCCGCGGGGCTGCTGCCCGGGGAGACGCTGGTCAAGGAGGGCAAGGCGGCCATCCTGTTCCCCAGTGCCAATGAGGTGTTTTACAACCCAGTCCAGGAGTTTAACAGAGATTTGAC ATGTGCCGTGATCACAGAGTTTGCCAGAGAGTTGCTGGCTCAGCGCGGCGTGAAGCTGGCGGTGCCGGGCGAGAACGAGAAAGTGGAGGTCTCCGTGTCGGAGGAGGCCGACGTACCGACGGAGGAGAACGGAGCCGAGTCTCCGACCGAGACGGCGTCGGTGGGCGAGAAATGCGAG CGTGGTCTTCGTGTCCTTGAGGGTCTGTCGGCGTCCGGTCTGCGCTCGGTCCGCTTCGCCCTGGAGGTCCCGGGTCTGCAGAGCGTCACCGCCAACGACTTCTCCACCAAGGCCGCGGCGCTGATCGCCAGGAACGTCGAGTACAACGGCGTCGGCCACCTGGTCAGCGCCAGCTGCAGGGACGCCAG TATGCTGATGTACGAGATGCGAGGGAAGAAGGAGCGTTACGATGTCATCGATCTGGATCCCTACGGGAGCCCCGCTTCCTTCTTGGATGCCGCTGTGCAGGCAGTCGGCGAGGGGG GGCTGTTGTGTATAACGTGTACAGACATGGCGGTGATGGCAGGAAACAGTGGAGAGACCTGCTACAGCAAATACGGCTCCGTCTCCATCAAAGCCAAATACTGCCATGAGATG gctCTCCGTATCATCCTCCACGGTCTGGACCAGCGGGCGGGGGTGTACCAGCGCTACATCCAGCCGCTGCTGTCCGTCAGCGTGGATTTCTACATCCGGGTGTTTGTGCGCGTCTTCACGGGACAGGCCACAGTCAAGAACTCagccag TAAACAGGCCCTGGTCTACAACTGCGTGGGCTGCGGGTCCTTTCAGCTGCAGCGGATGGGAAGGAGGATGAGCAACGGGAAGCA TGTGAAGTACTCGCCGGCCAGCGGACCTCCAGTTGGACCTGAGTGTGAGCACTGTGGACAGAGACACCAG CTGGGCGGTCCCATCTGGGCGGAGCCAATCCACGACGTGCCTTTCGTCCAGAAGGTTCTGTCCGCCGTGTCGGGGAACCCGTCTCGATTCGGGACGTCCAAGCGCATCGAGGGCGTTCTCAGCGTGGTGACGGAG GAGCTGGAAGATGTTCCTCTTTACTACACTGTGGACAGTCTGAGCAGCACCATCCACACCAACACGCCGCCCCTGCTGCAGTTCAG gtCGGCTCTCCTTCATGCGGGTCacagggtctctctctctcacgcctGTAAGAACGCCATCAAGACGAACGCTCCTCCCGGCGTCATCTGGGACATCATGCGCTGCTGG GAGAAGGCCAATCCCGTGAAGAGGGAGAAGCTGTCGGAGACTAGCCCCGCCTTCAAGATCCTCTCCAATGAGCCCGG gtcagAAGCCTGTTTCACTGTGAGGGAGGACGCCAACCCGCAGTCCCGTAAGCTCCACCTGACCCGGTTTCAGGAGAACCCTCAGGCCTTCTGGGGACCCAAAGCTCGCGCCAGATCCGG TGGCGGTATCGTCACCGACCTGCAGGACAAGAGTAAGAAGTTccagaacaagaggaagaactTGGACCTGAAGAACATTCACTGCAAAAGGTTCAAACAG GGAACGTGCACACATGGAGACGACTGCTGCTACTCCCACGACCCGGAGCCCACCGAAGACAAACCACTGTGA